The sequence TCAAAGTCCGCCAAGCTATCGATAAAAGGTAAATGAAAAATACTGGCAGACTGGCCGTAGCCGATAATGGCGGTTTTAATCACGGTTAACCTCGTTAAAAATCATATTTGTTATACCATCAGAGAAAACTGCCACTCAAGCAACACAGGCTTAAGTAGCACAGTAAAATCGCGACAGTGATTGTCTTACTCTAGCCTAACCTGATGTGGTCGATAAATCAGAATAAACTGAGACTTACCCTTGTTAGGACCGAATCATAAGCAGGCCTTATCATAAGGCGCAAGCACAGCTAAGGAAGCACTTTGATGGGCTCTCGTTACACTGTATTACTAACGGCACTGCGCAATATATTACCCGCAGCGCGTATTATTACCGATCCTGCGCTGTGCTTAGCCCTGGGCACAGACGCCAGTTTTTATCGACTGTTACCTAAAATGGTGTTGCGTTTAAGCAGCACCGAAGAAGTCGTTCAGGTACTTCAGCTATGTAGCGAGCACGCCATTCATTGCACCTTTCGCGCGGCAGGCACCAGTTTGTCGGGCCAAGCCATTTCCGACTCGGTACTGATCACCTTAACCGATGACTGGCGCGGCCACACCATGAGTGAAAACGCGACCATAATTAAGTTACAGCCAGGCGTAATAGGTGCGGACGCCAATAAATATCTGGCGCCGTTCGGGCGCAAGATAGGCCCAGATCCCGCGTCTATTAATAGCTGTAAAATTGGCGGCATTGCCGCTAATAATGCGTCTGGTATGTGCTGTGGCACTGCCCAAAACTCTTATCGCACACTAGCTGGAATCAGCCTAGTACTGGCCGATGGCACCTATCTTGATACCAGAGACTCCTTAAGCAAGGCGCGCTTTGCTCAGTTACAGCCGCAGTTAATCAGCGGCTTACAAGCATTGCATCAGCAAGTGTTAGCCAACCCAGCCTTAACTGAGCGTATTCTTCATAAGTACCGATTAAAGAACACCACCGGCTACAGTCTAAATGCCTTACTAGATTTTGCCGATCCCTTCGATATGCTGGCCCACTTGATGATTGGCTCCGAAGGCACGCTGGGCTTTATTAATGACATTAGTTACCACACGGTACCCGATCATGCCTTTAAGGCCTCTTGCCTATTGGTGTATACAGATATAGAAAGTACTTGCTTGGCGGTCACCGAATTAGCCAACACGAATGTGGCGGCAGTAGAGATAATGGACGGTCGCGCCCTGCGCTCCATTGCCAATCTGCCCGGCATGCCCGACTTTATTCAGACCTTAGATTTAGAAGCAGCGGCGCTATTAATAGAAGTGCATGGCGCTACTCAAGCCGAGTTAACGCAAAACTGTGCCCAAGCAATGGCCGCCATTAAGAACTTCACTCTGCTTGAGCAGGTCGCGTTTACGCAAGATACTAAGCTGTGCGCTAATCTGTGGGCCATGCGCAAAGGCATGTTTCCTGCAGTGGGAGCAATACGTGAAACCGGTACTACTGTGGTTATTGAAGACGTAGCGTTTCACGTGAAACATTTAGCGGCGGCAGTGCGTAAGTTAACCGCTCTCTTCGAACAGTTTGGTTATCACGAAGCCATTATCTTCGGTCACGCTTTGGCCGGTAACCTGCACTTTGTGTTTACCCAAGGCTTCGATAGCGAGACAGAGCGCCAGCGTTACGGTAATTTTATGGCGGCCGTTACTCAGTTGGTGGCTGTGGAATATCAAGGTTCACTCAAAGCTGAGCATGGCACGGGCCGCAATATGGCACCCTTCGTGGAGTTGGAATGGGGACAAGACGGCTACCAATTAGTGCAGCAGATAAAAGCGCTGTTTGATCCGCAAGGTATTCTTAACCCCGGGGTGATTGTTAACTCAGATAACCAAGCCCACCTTAAAAATCTTAAACCCCTACCCGCCGCCGATCCGCTGGTTGATAAATGTATCGAGTGTGGCTTTTGTGAGGCAGTCTGCCCGTCAAAGAATTTAAGCCTCACGCCGCGCCAACGCATCGTCTTGTATCGTGAGCTACAACGTCGCCAAGCTAATCACGAAGTAATCGACGACAGCTTAGCCCAGGTATTTGAGTATCACGGGATTGATACTTGCGCGGCCACCGGTTTATGCGAACAGCGCTGCCCAGTGGGTATTAATACCGGCGACATGATGCGCAAGCTACGCACCGCCCGCTATCAGAAATTTCAGCCCATTGCGCGTTGGACGGCTCAACACTTTGCCGGCACCACTAAGGCAGTAGGCATAGGTTTGAATGCGGCTAATCTGGCCCGCAAGTTAGTAGGCAACCAAGCGATGACTCGCGTAAATAGCAGCTTGCGCAGTGTTAGTCGTAACAAGCTACCGATGTGGTTTCCTGAAATACCGGCGGCGAACTCGTATCAGCTGCAGAAAGAATTAACCAAATCTGAGCAAAGGCAGTTTCAAAGGCTACCGACTGGCAGCGATAAAGTGGTGTATTTCCCCTCTTGTGCCAGCCGCACACTCGGCCAATCTTCGCACGCCACCGACCCTCGCTCCTTAACTGAAATCACCTTATCGGTATTAACCAAGGCAGGATTTGAGGTCATCGTACCCGCAGCGCTGAATAGTCTGTGTTGCGGCATGCCCTATCAAAGCAAAGGCATGTTTGAGCTGGCAGCGGAGAAAATACAGGAGCTGGAAGCACAGTTATGGCAGGTATCAGAACAAGGTAAATGGCCGATACTGATGGACACCAGCCCTTGTGCCAAGTTGAGCCAAGATAGCTTCGGTGAACAGAAGAATGGCTTTACTCAAGACCTAGCCGTTTATGAGCCGGTTAGCTTTATCATGGAGCATGCCTTGGAGCGACTACAACTCTCGCCCCTTGATGAGACTGTGATGCTGCACATTACCTGTAGCAGTCAGCGGATGGGGCTGGCAGACAAGATGTTAGCGTTAGCTAAGCTTTGTGCGACGTCGGTAATAGTGCCAGAGCATATCAGCTGCTGCGGTTTTGCTGGTGATAAAGGTTTTACCCTACCCGAGCTTAACGCCTCGGCATTGGCCACCTTAAAGCAGCAAGTACCGTCTGGCTGCACACGAGGTGTCAGTAACAGCCGCACCTGTGAACTCGGATTAAGCCATCACAGCGGTATCAACTATGAGTCCATTCTTTACTTAGTAGATGAAGCGGCTAGGCCGTGAGGGGTATTGGGTGAGGCGTACACCATAAGAGCAGGTAAGCTTGAAGCAGAGATCGAGAAGAAGTCTCTAAAATCTAGAGCCAGAGCTATTTATGCCACGGAAGAACACGGAACGCACAGACGCAGTTCACGTGCGACAAGTATTAACAGCGCCGAGCGCTAAGCACCAAGCGCCGAGCTAAAATATAAACACCATCTTTTGTTAAGCTTGGCGCTAGGTGCTGCTGTTAAGATCACTATTGTTCCGTGTTCTTCTGCTCTTTTCCGTGGCAAATAATCCCTAGTCTTGAGTCTTTAAGGTCGTAGAACGAGATCCTGAAACTTCGTCATGCCGGACTTGATCCGGTATCAGGATGACGGCATAAAGATACCTGATTACCCACAAAGCTCAGCCATGTTTCAGAGAGCTCGGTACCAATGAATTCAATAGGTCACAGGGAGGTGCCGTATCTTCGGCAAAGAACATGAGGCTCAATTTAGTATTTTGACCTTGTAGAGGCCCGTCTCTTCGGCGAAGAGGACTTCGGCCCGGTTTGGTGTTTTGTTTAAATCAAAACCTCAGTAACAGCCAGCAGAGCTGGCCTGCCGAATAAATTTGGCAGCTACAAAGAACAAACCGAAACAGGGTGCATTATGGCTGAGGTTCATACGTAATCAGGTAAAGATAAACAGCGTCTTTTATTTAGCTTGGTGCTTGGTGCTGCTTTTAAAGCTTGTTCCCTTCACTCTTTACCCTTCACTCCTCACCGTATTTTCAAAACCACATCCGTTAGCGGCACACAGCAACAGGTAAGGACTATACCGGTTTCGCGTTCGGTTGCGGATAACGCGGGGGCTGGCGGTTGTTCCACTTCGCCAGATACTAACTGCTGCTTGCAGCTGCCACAAATACCGGCACGGCAAGACCAAGGCAAGGTCATGCCTTGCTGTTCGGCCTGAGTCAGTAAGTCGCGCTGGTTATTGCCGGTAAAGCGACGTTCGCCAATTTGAATAGAGACTGACTGTGTTTCACGTGAAACATCTTCGCGCTGCAGACTACCAAAGTACTCTTGTTGTAACAGCGTTGCGGGTAACCCTAACGCTAATAACCAGCTGCGTGCTTGCTGCATAAAACCGGCTGGGCCGCAGAGATAGGTTTGGCGTGTTGGTAACTGTGGGATAGCCGCCAATTGCCCCAGCGTCAGTCGACCGCCCTCGCCTACTTGAGGTTGAGTAAGTACAAACTGCAGGAGCATGCCAGGATGCTTATCTGCCAAGTGCTGTAGCTCTGCGGCGGCAGGAATATCCTGCTCTGTTCTACATACATGAATAAACACCACATCATGTAACTGCTTTTTATCTGCTAATGCGCGGATCATAGACAGCAAAGGCGTAATACCGGAGCCTGCCGATAACAGCAAATAACGATCCGCCGCTTGCAGTACGAAGTCGCCGGCTGGTGCATGCGCCAATAACGTTCTACCCGGTTGAAAGTGTTCCGCCAACCAAGATGAGACTTTGCCATCGGGCTGGCGTTTCACACTAATACCATAGCGCTCATCCTGAGTAGGACTGGAGCTGAGGCTGTAGTAGCGCACATAGCGCTGACCATCGATATCGACGGCAATAGGTAAATGCTGCCCCGCTTGATAATTAGGTAACGCTTTGCCATCGCTCGCCGCCAACCAATAGCTTTCGATATCGGGGGTAAGTGCTTCCCGTGCCACGCAAATAAGTTCACGGCGCTTAGGTGCCGCATCAGGGTAAATCGCGGTACTGGCGTATTCTAAGACCTCAACTTTATCTCCTTGGCGGATAATGCCTTCATTAACCGCAATCAGATTTTGGCCAAAATACACCTCACCATCGCTACCGTGCCGATAACGTAGCAAGGTTGCTAAGGGTTCTTTAAGCGCATTAAAACGTTCTGTACCAGGTGTGATGGTAGTCATCACACAACGGCTACAAGGTTTAGCGACCACAAACTCCACTTCGCCGATACGAATACGTCGCCAGCCATCTTCTTCAAACGCCCGCGTCTCTGATACCACCAGATTCGGCCTAAACTGCGACATCTCAAGCCGCGCATCGGCGCGCAAATTAAGATCGTTTACCGAGGCTTGTGAGATCAGCAGTAACGGATAACCATCGGCAAAGCTAACCGCCGTATCCAAGCGCTCGCGATAGCGTTGAGAATACTCACCCAACCAAATAAATTGCACCGCTTCACCCAACAGCTCACTAAACCACGCATCGTAATAAGGATGGGTACT comes from Oceanisphaera profunda and encodes:
- a CDS encoding FAD-binding and (Fe-S)-binding domain-containing protein; the encoded protein is MGSRYTVLLTALRNILPAARIITDPALCLALGTDASFYRLLPKMVLRLSSTEEVVQVLQLCSEHAIHCTFRAAGTSLSGQAISDSVLITLTDDWRGHTMSENATIIKLQPGVIGADANKYLAPFGRKIGPDPASINSCKIGGIAANNASGMCCGTAQNSYRTLAGISLVLADGTYLDTRDSLSKARFAQLQPQLISGLQALHQQVLANPALTERILHKYRLKNTTGYSLNALLDFADPFDMLAHLMIGSEGTLGFINDISYHTVPDHAFKASCLLVYTDIESTCLAVTELANTNVAAVEIMDGRALRSIANLPGMPDFIQTLDLEAAALLIEVHGATQAELTQNCAQAMAAIKNFTLLEQVAFTQDTKLCANLWAMRKGMFPAVGAIRETGTTVVIEDVAFHVKHLAAAVRKLTALFEQFGYHEAIIFGHALAGNLHFVFTQGFDSETERQRYGNFMAAVTQLVAVEYQGSLKAEHGTGRNMAPFVELEWGQDGYQLVQQIKALFDPQGILNPGVIVNSDNQAHLKNLKPLPAADPLVDKCIECGFCEAVCPSKNLSLTPRQRIVLYRELQRRQANHEVIDDSLAQVFEYHGIDTCAATGLCEQRCPVGINTGDMMRKLRTARYQKFQPIARWTAQHFAGTTKAVGIGLNAANLARKLVGNQAMTRVNSSLRSVSRNKLPMWFPEIPAANSYQLQKELTKSEQRQFQRLPTGSDKVVYFPSCASRTLGQSSHATDPRSLTEITLSVLTKAGFEVIVPAALNSLCCGMPYQSKGMFELAAEKIQELEAQLWQVSEQGKWPILMDTSPCAKLSQDSFGEQKNGFTQDLAVYEPVSFIMEHALERLQLSPLDETVMLHITCSSQRMGLADKMLALAKLCATSVIVPEHISCCGFAGDKGFTLPELNASALATLKQQVPSGCTRGVSNSRTCELGLSHHSGINYESILYLVDEAARP
- a CDS encoding MOSC domain-containing protein, producing the protein MAVITQLYLYPLKSAAGLTSNEAFVTYEGLLGDRRFMLAKPDGRFISARTHPRLQGIQVQPVAGGLDLHFNLPYGDEHPLAVRYSEFLQQPVTASVWDDTFTAFSTHPYYDAWFSELLGEAVQFIWLGEYSQRYRERLDTAVSFADGYPLLLISQASVNDLNLRADARLEMSQFRPNLVVSETRAFEEDGWRRIRIGEVEFVVAKPCSRCVMTTITPGTERFNALKEPLATLLRYRHGSDGEVYFGQNLIAVNEGIIRQGDKVEVLEYASTAIYPDAAPKRRELICVAREALTPDIESYWLAASDGKALPNYQAGQHLPIAVDIDGQRYVRYYSLSSSPTQDERYGISVKRQPDGKVSSWLAEHFQPGRTLLAHAPAGDFVLQAADRYLLLSAGSGITPLLSMIRALADKKQLHDVVFIHVCRTEQDIPAAAELQHLADKHPGMLLQFVLTQPQVGEGGRLTLGQLAAIPQLPTRQTYLCGPAGFMQQARSWLLALGLPATLLQQEYFGSLQREDVSRETQSVSIQIGERRFTGNNQRDLLTQAEQQGMTLPWSCRAGICGSCKQQLVSGEVEQPPAPALSATERETGIVLTCCCVPLTDVVLKIR